Proteins from a single region of Tumebacillus amylolyticus:
- a CDS encoding GPW/gp25 family protein — MDNHFLGRGWKFPVTVDPATGRILMSEHEEDIAEAIRVIIWTAKGERVMRPKFGCGIHQFVFERTDPTTVSLMEESVKSAIMQWEPRVHQVTAKVTSDPSADGRLSISVSYVVRSTNNLYNQVYPFYIHEGTN, encoded by the coding sequence ATGGACAACCACTTTCTCGGCCGGGGCTGGAAGTTCCCCGTCACCGTCGATCCAGCGACCGGACGCATCCTCATGTCCGAGCACGAAGAGGACATTGCCGAAGCCATCCGCGTGATTATTTGGACCGCCAAGGGTGAGCGGGTGATGCGGCCAAAGTTCGGGTGCGGCATCCATCAATTCGTTTTTGAGCGGACCGACCCGACCACGGTTTCTCTCATGGAGGAAAGCGTCAAATCGGCCATCATGCAATGGGAGCCTCGCGTACACCAAGTCACCGCCAAAGTGACGTCCGACCCCAGTGCGGACGGTCGACTGTCGATCTCCGTTTCGTACGTCGTCCGCTCGACCAACAACTTGTACAACCAGGTGTATCCGTTCTACATCCACGAAGGCACCAACTAA
- a CDS encoding putative baseplate assembly protein, with amino-acid sequence MLPPPIDPRTLPDLIERMKEMVPYYTPDWRFSPNDPDPGTALFYLFADMYLQNIDRLNRVPVKNMIAFLNLLDVKRLTARPAQGYVTFHLSVGTPQPVLIPKGTEVAAEGEDGGKVVFQTQETMLATPARITDAVLVSTRQDKIVRIIDSLQDGEPIALFDVTQGVNEQSHALYIGHRDLLLIEGAAEIQLQFFNSKEPYRQQNSGEWFADPARVEWRYLTEDGWQLFDEVRGDGNQLWLSKKGSVPFALTDLNGEANRWLQARLLPIDDPSGTHPLLIDGLRLKTQSLNEQRNGGFAPDVLFANDAQADAEGCFPFGEFLAPYSLFYIASDEAFSKHDSIVEMSFNLKTFHRQLMPVEQPEVEWKLIMKESDIPKPAKIYLASIRSVVWEYWNGKSWARLMNGTEQEELFYRPTLEGLDVTVRFRCPNDFSETFVNGHYKRFLRVRVQSVDNLYTPNPIHLAPWLEKISLKYRYEPDRSFPAQKVLGDNNMQWTDGTPALTANPPRVFTPFAPIDGGHPALYMGFDEAPLKGPLHLYFSFQQQNGMEQNRPILEWEYLRQDGDRIEWATLKTVDETLDFTRSGTVQFVGPSDMVRKTLFRRDQYWLRVVNRDNLYDSTKPDLKRPILQALRPNTVRVIQQETLRDETPKQVRVSDTEVEYRLQNAPVFSEEVWVDETGHVTERELEDLMKSGVRTDAVRDGGGYLLRLWVLWKPIDHLEDSGPQERCYRIDRTVGHIQFGDGRHGKALPEGGADRIRVHSNKIVGSRGNVPSGAIHRLQRSIAFVQGVINPEPTAGGSDTEPLAKALRRGPQTVRHRDRAVTAQDYEWLARTAYPDLAKVKCFAGYNGEMEPDNGSVTLAVLPLNGGPGLPFFPQLRRQIADYLVERSATVVATAGRVEVIEPAYLEINVFAELVVKSMESVVPAEREAVEKLDKFLDPFTGNYDGTGWEIGQQIHPSVLYGLLKSVDGVNHVQKLSMSVYLVTDGQKRELRTEEAVNLPHGIVINGRHQIVVDLL; translated from the coding sequence ATGCTGCCACCCCCGATTGATCCACGCACCCTGCCCGATTTGATCGAGCGAATGAAAGAAATGGTGCCGTACTACACCCCGGATTGGCGGTTCTCCCCGAACGACCCGGACCCGGGGACCGCGTTGTTCTACCTGTTTGCAGACATGTACCTGCAGAACATCGACCGTTTGAACCGCGTCCCCGTCAAAAATATGATCGCGTTTCTCAACCTGCTCGACGTCAAACGACTGACCGCCCGTCCGGCACAGGGCTATGTGACGTTTCACCTAAGCGTCGGCACTCCGCAACCTGTCTTGATCCCTAAAGGCACGGAAGTCGCAGCCGAGGGAGAAGACGGCGGCAAAGTGGTATTTCAAACGCAAGAGACGATGTTGGCCACACCCGCGCGTATCACCGACGCCGTGTTGGTTTCCACGCGGCAAGACAAAATCGTCCGCATCATCGACTCGTTGCAGGACGGAGAACCGATCGCCCTGTTTGACGTCACGCAAGGAGTCAACGAACAGTCGCACGCCCTCTACATCGGGCATCGCGATCTCCTGTTGATCGAGGGCGCGGCCGAGATTCAACTGCAATTTTTCAATTCCAAGGAACCGTACCGCCAACAGAACAGCGGGGAGTGGTTCGCCGATCCGGCTCGCGTCGAGTGGCGCTATCTCACCGAAGACGGTTGGCAGCTCTTCGACGAAGTGAGAGGCGACGGAAACCAACTCTGGCTGAGCAAAAAAGGCTCCGTCCCGTTCGCCCTCACCGACCTGAACGGCGAGGCAAACCGCTGGCTCCAAGCCCGGTTGCTTCCAATAGACGACCCATCCGGCACGCATCCGCTTTTGATTGACGGCTTGCGACTGAAAACGCAGTCCCTCAATGAACAGCGAAACGGAGGGTTCGCGCCTGATGTTTTGTTCGCCAACGACGCCCAAGCCGACGCGGAGGGATGCTTCCCGTTCGGGGAGTTTTTAGCTCCGTACAGTTTGTTCTACATCGCAAGCGACGAAGCGTTCTCCAAGCATGACAGCATCGTCGAGATGTCGTTCAACTTGAAAACGTTCCACCGCCAACTGATGCCAGTCGAACAGCCCGAAGTCGAGTGGAAACTGATCATGAAGGAATCGGACATCCCCAAACCGGCCAAAATCTACCTCGCTTCCATTCGCAGTGTGGTCTGGGAGTACTGGAACGGCAAATCGTGGGCGCGGTTGATGAACGGAACGGAGCAGGAGGAACTGTTTTACCGTCCGACGTTGGAGGGATTAGACGTGACGGTGCGCTTCCGGTGCCCGAATGACTTTTCCGAGACGTTCGTGAACGGTCACTACAAGCGCTTCCTCCGCGTGCGGGTGCAAAGTGTGGACAACCTCTACACGCCCAATCCGATTCACCTCGCTCCGTGGTTGGAGAAGATCTCCTTGAAGTACCGCTATGAGCCGGACCGCTCCTTCCCGGCGCAGAAGGTTCTCGGGGACAACAACATGCAGTGGACGGATGGAACCCCTGCGCTCACCGCCAACCCACCGCGTGTGTTTACGCCGTTTGCGCCGATCGACGGCGGACATCCCGCCCTCTACATGGGCTTTGACGAAGCTCCGCTCAAGGGACCGTTGCATTTGTATTTTTCCTTCCAACAACAGAACGGCATGGAACAGAACCGTCCGATCTTGGAATGGGAGTACCTTCGTCAAGACGGAGACCGTATCGAGTGGGCGACCTTGAAGACCGTCGATGAGACGTTGGACTTCACCCGCAGTGGAACGGTGCAGTTCGTGGGACCTTCCGACATGGTGCGCAAGACGCTGTTCCGCCGTGATCAGTATTGGTTGCGCGTGGTAAACCGCGACAATCTCTATGACAGCACGAAGCCCGACTTGAAACGGCCGATCTTGCAAGCGTTGCGTCCCAACACGGTGCGCGTCATTCAGCAGGAGACCCTCCGAGACGAGACGCCCAAGCAAGTGCGTGTGAGCGATACCGAAGTGGAGTACCGCTTGCAGAACGCTCCGGTGTTCTCCGAAGAAGTCTGGGTGGATGAGACAGGCCACGTGACAGAGCGGGAGTTGGAAGACTTGATGAAGTCCGGCGTGCGAACAGATGCGGTTCGCGACGGCGGAGGTTATCTGCTGCGGTTGTGGGTGCTGTGGAAACCGATCGACCATCTCGAAGACAGCGGACCGCAGGAGCGTTGTTATCGAATTGACCGCACGGTGGGCCACATTCAATTTGGCGACGGACGCCACGGCAAAGCTCTGCCGGAGGGCGGAGCAGACCGAATTCGCGTGCATTCCAATAAGATCGTAGGCAGTCGAGGCAACGTCCCGTCCGGGGCGATTCACCGCCTGCAACGCTCCATCGCATTCGTGCAGGGCGTGATCAACCCGGAACCGACGGCGGGAGGAAGCGACACCGAACCTCTGGCAAAAGCGCTCCGACGCGGACCGCAGACCGTCCGTCACCGCGACCGCGCCGTCACAGCACAAGACTATGAGTGGTTGGCACGAACCGCTTACCCCGACCTCGCCAAAGTCAAGTGTTTTGCGGGGTACAACGGAGAGATGGAACCTGACAACGGCTCGGTCACCCTCGCCGTCCTACCGCTCAACGGCGGGCCGGGGCTGCCGTTTTTTCCCCAACTGAGACGGCAGATTGCCGACTACTTGGTCGAGCGTTCCGCCACCGTGGTGGCTACTGCGGGACGAGTGGAAGTCATTGAGCCTGCGTACTTGGAGATCAACGTGTTTGCCGAGTTGGTCGTCAAGTCGATGGAGAGCGTGGTGCCGGCCGAGCGGGAAGCGGTGGAGAAATTGGACAAATTTCTCGACCCGTTCACCGGGAATTACGATGGAACAGGCTGGGAGATCGGGCAACAGATTCATCCTTCTGTGCTCTATGGTCTGTTGAAATCGGTTGACGGGGTCAACCACGTGCAGAAGCTTTCGATGAGCGTCTACCTCGTAACAGATGGGCAAAAGCGAGAGTTGCGCACGGAAGAAGCGGTGAATCTGCCACATGGGATTGTGATCAACGGCAGGCACCAGATCGTCGTCGATCTGCTGTAA
- a CDS encoding phage baseplate assembly protein V produces MSFGDFDFLGGGMSGSNASSSTTKINGVVVGVVTDNKDPDNLARVKLKFPIREGEETTDWARVANLMAGNDRGSLFIPEVGDEVLVAFHLGEVSQPYVIGSLWNKDQAAPKGDADKNNIRKFRSRSGHEITFDDDGTDGHVQIQCSKGHYILLDDKTDTIKVSDKDGKNIIEIKGGDSGKITVTSAGSGASAVLTLTAQGDVTLNGAKSVKVESPQINIESSGMLNLKASGNIQMESNAMVTIKGSMVKIN; encoded by the coding sequence GTGAGTTTTGGCGATTTTGACTTTCTCGGAGGAGGTATGTCCGGTTCCAACGCCTCCTCCTCAACCACCAAGATCAACGGTGTCGTCGTCGGGGTCGTCACGGACAACAAAGACCCGGACAACCTCGCCCGCGTCAAATTGAAATTCCCGATCCGTGAAGGCGAAGAAACGACCGACTGGGCGCGTGTGGCCAACCTCATGGCAGGGAACGACCGCGGCTCGCTTTTTATCCCGGAAGTCGGCGACGAAGTGCTGGTCGCCTTCCATCTCGGTGAAGTCAGTCAGCCTTACGTGATCGGCTCGCTTTGGAACAAGGACCAAGCCGCTCCCAAGGGCGACGCAGACAAAAACAACATCCGCAAATTCCGCTCTCGCTCCGGACACGAGATCACGTTCGACGACGACGGAACGGACGGCCACGTGCAGATTCAATGCAGCAAGGGCCACTACATCCTGCTCGACGACAAAACCGACACGATCAAAGTCTCGGACAAAGACGGCAAAAACATCATCGAGATCAAAGGCGGCGACTCCGGGAAAATCACCGTCACCTCCGCCGGTTCCGGTGCCAGCGCCGTGCTGACCCTCACCGCGCAGGGCGACGTCACCCTCAACGGTGCAAAGTCGGTCAAAGTGGAGTCTCCGCAGATCAACATCGAGTCCTCCGGCATGCTCAATTTAAAAGCGAGCGGCAACATCCAGATGGAGTCAAACGCGATGGTCACGATCAAAGGTTCAATGGTTAAAATCAATTAA